The genomic stretch GAGTGGTGCCGCGCGTGCGAACGACCCCAGAACCGCGGCAGCACCCCGGTGTTCGCCATCGAGAACACGTACCGGTTGACGACGTTGTGGAACGACAGGACGCAGGCGAACAGGCTGGTCAGCAGCAACGCCTGGACGACGTCCCCGGCCGCGACGCCGACGAAGTCCGACGCGGTCTGCACGACCATGCCCTCGGGGTCGGCCGCGGCCTCGGTGACGGCCCCGGTGTCGCCCCAGGCCGAGACGACCGACCAGGCCGAGAGCGTGTAGAAGACGCCGATGACGGCGAGCGAGGCGTACGTCGCGCGCGGGATCGTCCGGTCCGGGTCGCGCGCCTCGTCGCGGAACACCGCCGTGCACTCGAACCCGATGAACCCGGCGAGCGCGAACATCAGCCCGATGCCGGGTGCGCCGGCGGCGATCCCCGAGGGCGTCAGCGAGGCCGTGGAGAACCCCTCGGGGCCACCGCCGGCCAGCACCACTCCGGCGTCGACGACCAGGACGATGCCGATCTCGGCGATCAGCAGGACGCCCAGGACCTTGCTGGACAGGTCGATGTGCCGGTACCCGAGGAACCCGACGACGGCGATGGCCAGCCCGGTCCACACCCACCACGGCAGGTCCGGCCCACCGAGGTCGTCGGACACGACCCCGCCGAGCGCGGCGCCGAGGTAGCCGTACACCGCGGCCTGGATCGTCTGGTAGGTCAGCAGGGCGAGGAAGGAACCCCCCAGGCCGTGCAGGCGGCCGAGCCCGGCCGCGATGTAGGTGTAGAACGCGCCGGCGTTCGGGACGTAGCGCGTCATGGCGACGAAACCGACCGCGAAGAAGAACAGGACGACCGAACCGACGGCGTACATGGCGGGGAACCCCGCGCCGTTGCCGATCGTGATGCCGAGGGGAACGCTCCCGCCGACGACCGTCAGGGGTGCGGCGGCGGCCACGACCATGAAGACGATCGAGCCGACGCCGAGACGGCCGGACAGGCGGCGCGGCTGCGCCGGTGCTTCCGTGGTGCTCGCGGTGGACGCCATGACGCTCCTCCGTGCAGGGGGGACCGGGCGGCCCGTCGCCGCCCCGGGAGCGATCCTGCTCGCGTCCGGTTTCCGTCGTGTTGCGCTCGTGTGACGAGCGTTTCCCTCGTCCGGCGGCACCCGATGGGCCGACCGGGCCACCCGTCCTCGTGTCGGCGTGATCTGCTGCCGATCACGAGACCGTGGGGGGACGATCGACGGCCGGGGACCGCGGGCTCGGCGCCGCGGCCCTCGACGACCCCGTCCCCTCGCTGCGGGCCAGCCAGGTCTTCATGGTCCTGTGCGCCCCGGCGCTGCTCGTGCTGGCCCTGGCGGTCGTGTTCGTCGTCCCGGAGGTGCTGCGACCGGGGGCCGCTCCCGTCGTCCTCGGGGCGGGGATCCTGGCCCAGCCGGTCGCCCTGCTGGCCGTCGTCCGGCACCGCCGGACCGGACGGCCGCAGGGCTGGTGGTCGGTGTGGGCCACCGGGCTCATCGCCGTCCTCACCGCGAGCGTGGCGGACGAGGCGTTCCGCCAGACGGCCGTCACCGCCCTCGTCGTCGGGCCGCTCTACGCCGCGATGTTCTGCAGCGCCCGCTCGATGCTCGGGCACCTCGCCCTGGCCCTCGTCGTCGCGACCGGTCTGGCGGCCGACCTGCCGGGTGACGCCCTGGTGCGGGCCTCCCGGGTGGCGGCCGTCGACATGGTCCTGGCCCTCACGGTCGCCGGGTTGTTCGCGTTGCGGGCCAGGCTCGACGCCGCGGTGGCGCGGGCCGTCGCCGCCCGGGACCGGGCCGACGCGCTGGCCGCCCGGGACCCGCTGACGGGTCTGCTGAACCGCCGGGGGCTGCGGGCTGCCCTGGCCGCGCGTCCTCCCGGCCCGCTGGGAGCGGTCCTGCTGGACATCGACCACTTCAAGCGGGTCAACGACTCCCTCGGCCACGGGGCCGGGGACGACGTGCTGGTGCGTGTCGCCGGTGTGCTCGCCGCCACCGTGCGAGGGGAGGACCTGCTCGCCCGCATCGGCGGGGAGGAGTTCTTCGTGCTCCTGCCCGGCTTGCACCCGCACGAGGTCGCCGCGCTGGCCGAACGCCTGCGCGCCGCCGTCGCCGCCGACGGAGGTTCGCCACCCGTGACCGTGAGCGCCGGGGTGGCGGCCAGGTCGGCGTCCGCCACGGACGGCGCCGCCACGGAGGGGGTCGGACCGGACGTCGTCGACGAGTTGTACGCGCGCGCCGACCGGTTGCTCTACCGGGCCAAGCGGGAGGGGCGGAACCGCGTGTGCGCGGAACCTGGGGACCGGAGGGTTCGGGTGCCGACCACCGGGTAACGTCCGGCGGGTCGCGCCCGATGGGTGCTCGTGCGCATCCGCCCCACAGGTCACATCCGTCACCTGCCTCGTCTGGCCCTCGTCGGTCTGCTGACGTCCCTGCTGTCCCCGGTCGTCGGTGCCTCCAGCGCCGCCGCAGCCTGGGAGCCGGGGCCGGCCCGGCTCGCGGTCCTCGCCGGCACGGGGGGCGACCCGAGCGTGCCCAGCACGGGCTTCGGGCGTTTGGCGACGAACCTGGCCGGGCCGATGGCAGTGGCCGTCGGGGAGGCTCCCGGCGTCGGCACCGGAGAGTTCGCCATCGCCGATCGGTGGGTCGGCAGCGTGGTGTGGCAGGACGCCGCCGGGGTGCGGCCGGGGACCGCCCTGCAAGACCTCCTGGGCTCGGTCGGTTTCGGGGCGTGGTGGCAGGTCTTCCCCCAGGGGACGACGGACTTCGTCGCCACGGGTGTCGCGGTGTCCCACACCCACCGGACCAACGACGCCTTCACCGTCTACGCCACGGACCCCGTCATGGGATACCTGC from Kineococcus endophyticus encodes the following:
- a CDS encoding APC family permease — its product is MASTASTTEAPAQPRRLSGRLGVGSIVFMVVAAAAPLTVVGGSVPLGITIGNGAGFPAMYAVGSVVLFFFAVGFVAMTRYVPNAGAFYTYIAAGLGRLHGLGGSFLALLTYQTIQAAVYGYLGAALGGVVSDDLGGPDLPWWVWTGLAIAVVGFLGYRHIDLSSKVLGVLLIAEIGIVLVVDAGVVLAGGGPEGFSTASLTPSGIAAGAPGIGLMFALAGFIGFECTAVFRDEARDPDRTIPRATYASLAVIGVFYTLSAWSVVSAWGDTGAVTEAAADPEGMVVQTASDFVGVAAGDVVQALLLTSLFACVLSFHNVVNRYVFSMANTGVLPRFWGRSHARHHSPHTASLLQTGASVALVVAFVAAGLDPVLQVYTWMSGIATLGFILLMLLTCIAVLVFFARTRVDARVWNTKVAPVIGVVGLLVAAYLTAANFGLLVGGWTVGAVFLVLIVASYLVGPLVGVLKPGADPLAVAAFEAQLDAAEPAVPHQVRSTPHTAPDSEDIA
- a CDS encoding GGDEF domain-containing protein; translated protein: MGGRSTAGDRGLGAAALDDPVPSLRASQVFMVLCAPALLVLALAVVFVVPEVLRPGAAPVVLGAGILAQPVALLAVVRHRRTGRPQGWWSVWATGLIAVLTASVADEAFRQTAVTALVVGPLYAAMFCSARSMLGHLALALVVATGLAADLPGDALVRASRVAAVDMVLALTVAGLFALRARLDAAVARAVAARDRADALAARDPLTGLLNRRGLRAALAARPPGPLGAVLLDIDHFKRVNDSLGHGAGDDVLVRVAGVLAATVRGEDLLARIGGEEFFVLLPGLHPHEVAALAERLRAAVAADGGSPPVTVSAGVAARSASATDGAATEGVGPDVVDELYARADRLLYRAKREGRNRVCAEPGDRRVRVPTTG